From the genome of Gallus gallus isolate bGalGal1 chromosome 4, bGalGal1.mat.broiler.GRCg7b, whole genome shotgun sequence:
ATGTATATCTTCTGCTCAGTTATCAATGCTGCAATTTAGCCCACCTAACTGTTGTTCTCTGGTGCTTGCTTGAGCAGTGCACACTATCAGAGATACCTCACATAAGGATTCCACATGTCCTCTCTCTGCTGGAGAGACTTTTCTCATACATCTTAAAATTTCATCTACTTTTTCAGCAGCATCCCCTGGGAAGCCCAGAGCCATCCTGAGTTAAACTATTATATCCTCATTCCTAGCCCCAAAGAGATGACCTTCCACTCTATGCTCTTTGTCCTATTTCTACAGCAGAATCCCTTGAGATCATCTCAACTCCCATTGAATTTTCCTATATTATTTCCTTCTCACTGACCTCTGCGTGTACTTGGCAACACCATCCTCACTTTAGCTACTTCCTTCTCCAACTGGTCCTTTTTATGTCTCACCGACATCTGTAGCTGTGGAGGGTGTTTTACTGAAGTCTAAGCAAATGAGGATCCCCCACCTAATGTGGattgggcagcctggtctggtggttggtgaccctgcccacagcaggagttTTGAAACtggatgacctttgaggtccttttcaacccaggccattctatgattctatgactgcacACTGGAAACATAGGATGAGAGGTCATGGCCTTAAGGTGATCCATGGGACATGGTaggtgggcatggtggggatgggttaaTGGCTGGggttggtgatcttagtggtcttttccaaacttagtgatcctatgattctggCTCTGAATGCATTTCCATGATATACACTGTCCAGATAACACAGGACAACTTTGTGTTATTGCTAGAGAAGTAAAATCTTATTTATGAAGGATGTAGCCAGCTCCTGGCTTGCCAGTAGTCATTATATGTCTTCTCATGATGAGcgtttcatttccctcctcctcaTTATCTCTTTACTATATTATGTAGGAGCTTCAGTAACAGCCTGGAACTCCTTCTGCAAGATATTGTCCAAGCATGGATTGGAGGAGCCACCAGCTGGAGTCCAGGCATGGCTGAACCCAACACAGGCATGACTGAGCTGCTCCATAACAGAGTGCAGGTGGATGCAGGTGTCGGTTTGAACAAGGTACCGAGGCAGCGTTGGTGCATGGAGGACCGTGTGTCACAGACCTTCCCCTTGAGCTGCACTGGAGGGACTGTGCTTCTTTCAGGTGATGCTTTTTCCTCATGGTCCCTTTGATCGTGTAAAAGCTGCTGGGAAACTGAATCTAATCATATTGGTCAGATGAATCTCACTTAGGAGCGTTTGGAAGAGTTTTGTGTTCTCTTCAGAGGGCTTGTCAAGACACAGTTCATAAATCTGAGGAGGCACCTGGCCCTGTTATGGACTCCCATGGTGTGCATTGCTGGGACAAACCTGTCCCTGCATCAGTGCCTCCTCCTGTACAACCATGGGGACATTCCCTCTTGTATTGATTGCATACACGCCCAACCAATCACTAGAAAGTAAAATTTGACCCCATCAAACAGAGGCTCATAACGATCTCAGCAGGTTTATTGTCCTGATCAATAGCACATGGCTcctctgcaggagctgaaaaTGTCTAAGTCATCCTTACATTAAAACAAGCGTGGGGGAAAGGCATTTTCACACTGAATTGTTCAATCTATTTAAATTAggtttctttccccccccccccaaactaTTGGCTAATGGGCTCTCACAAATTCCTAAATGTGTCTGATTTTGAAGACGATGCTATTCTTCTTGGGAAAGAAAATCGTTAAGTGACAAGTGAGCAAGGAGCCTGTCCTTGTCAGTGCGCTTCTCAGCTGGGGAAACAGGTGTGGGAAAGGTTTAAATTAAGTGCTTCCCTGCACTGTGAGTCAAAATGTAAATGGTTCGCCTTCCGATGGTTCTGTTTTCCTCTTAGGGTTTCGCTCATTTTTTGCTATCAAGGCCAGTCGTGCTGCGTTCCAGAAATAAGTGCAACGTTCACAGTGCATCGATTTCCTCAGCTGTAAAACCTGCCATTTCATCACTGTTTCCTGAACGCCTCAGGATTTCCCATGGCTCCCATGACGAAGCCAACCCTAAGCAGCCACCCCTCATTTCAGCCCATTGGCCCATGTGCTGAGCCCCTCTGTGCTGAGCCCCTCTGTGCTGAAGGCCACGTGCCATTTCATTGCCTCTGTATCATCATCCCAAACCCTGGGGAAAGGTTGTGCTGGGGCTTTGTCAGCACAGCAACTGACTGTTGTTGCTATTAGCTTTGTCCTTCCGGCCCCAGGTGTTATAAACCCTGCCCTTTGTACGAAGGGCATGCCACGGCCCTCTCATCTCCTGTTTTTACACTTGTTTTCAGATGttattaggaaaagtttctccctgagaaagagtggtgctgcagtggcacagctgcccagggaatggtggggtcaccatccctggaggtgttccagagccatggggatgtggcagtgagggTCGTGGTTATGGGCGTAGGGGGgcgggttggggttggacttggaggtcttagtggtcttttccaacctaattgattctatgattctgattatATACAGTGCTTAAATACACCAGCTCAGGGAGGGGGCCAAATCCTGCCTTGTCTTGTGTTGAAGGCAAAGGTAGAGACCAGCCCAAATCTTTCCCACCTGGGGAAAATGGCTGTTCCTGTCATGGAAAATACCAAGCAGGTTATATCCATCTCCTTTCCATATTAAGAGACCAATGCCAAGAAGGCTCATCTAATGTAAATTAGGCAAGATTTACCAGGGTAAGTGGAGTCCTTAGTAGTGTTTGTTGTCATATTTATGGATGCTGGGTAGTTTATTTCTTTCCAGCTTTGCAGTGATACTGTCACACTTGGAGGAATGGGAACAACAAAGAGGAGTTGGAATAACTGaccttttatattttattttaaaagcacaactgaagtttaaagcagaaaaggagGGGGTGTCCTTCACTGCCCCTGCTCCCTTTTAGCAGGTGCCTTGTTGTATTGATAACACTCATGattggcctcaagttgcgccagggtaagtttaggttggatatcaggagaaaCTTCGTTACAGAAGgagttgttaagcactggaatgggctccccagggaggtgggtgagtcaccatccctggatgtgtttaaaaaccctctggatgtggtgctcagggacgtgatttagcagggggttgttagagttagggtagcatggttaggttgtggttgggcttgatgatctttaaggtcttttccaacctgagcaattctatgattatcaaAAAACAAGTTCTGGAGTGATGAAAAGCTGGTGCTGATGCTTGGTTTTGGTCCTACAAACCCTCTGAGCCCAggtgtgctgctgttctgctcctcATCGTGTCTTTCACATGGAAAGCTTCCTGTGGCACACAAGGCTGAGGGATACTGAGCCTTTTGGCTTTGAGGACATTGcatgtgaaaacaaagcagcaatgttttttttttcggTTGAATCATCCTTTGggttcttttctgtttgtgtgaCTAAAAAGCGTTGTTGTGCAATCTTATGAAAACGAACCAGGAGATGGGAAGAGGCATTCTGGTCCCACCTGGGCTTTTTGGAGGGGTAAACTTTCATTCCTGTGATTGCTGAAAGCAGGTAAAGCAGAACAGGTGCGGAGAACCTGGCTCCAAATTACTCATTGTGCAATGGTTTGGCTGCGATCCGAAGGAAAGCGCTGGGAATTACAGCATAAAGGCAgtcagaaagcaaagagcaatgGATTTTATACTGTGGCCTTTCAATTCCCCTTCCACAAAGGCTTTTGTGTACATTtagggaggggaggagaaccGGCTGCTGGTCCTGCccatgggagcagaggagggTATGAGGGTGACGCAGAATGCTCTGCATCTCTCCTCTGCTCAGGGAGGGATTCAAGATGCTCTAAGCCAGAGAAAGATCCAGAGTGCACAAGGGAAGGCTTGATTTCCTAACGCGGCGGcgtgttttgctttttattagcTATCTTGCACTGCAGCAAAACTCATCCCGGTCATAATCGTTCCCAGTGCCggagaaagaagtaaaatgcaGGAGCAAATAACTGCCTTTGTGGGTTCATGAAGACCCAGGCGTCTTTGCACTTCTGAGTTCTGGCATAATAAATCCTGAAGTGCTTTTCTGCTCGCAGCAGACGTGGTTAATACAGCTGTTTGCTGGTCTGTCCTTAAGAGGAAACAAATGGCAGCTTCTCAGTGGGCAAGCAGCAGAGGCCTGAAAACCCTGTGATTTTCCCCTCGTTTGAGAAgctaagaaatgaaatagaaacgACATATATctctatattttcttctttaaatctctttctctgttttcctcgGGGACAAAATGCAATCAGCACTTCAGAAGGTGTCTGTTAAGGTGGGAATGACAGCAGCTCACTCACACCACCTGCCCCGATGCCAGAGATGGCCAAGTGGACAAGgtgcatttctttcccttcagcaGGGGGAGAAGGGGTCTGTGGGGATGCTCAGGCATGCTGGGCCCTGTAAACTTGATGCTGTATAAATGcagccttcccctccccacaccctgTGCCCCCCAGGACAATCCTTAGCAGGATACAGTGACCATAGCAGgtttcccttctgtttcttccaGTGCAATCATAGCCGCTGACTTCTGCTTGTCTGCAGATCCAGCTTGCAGCTGGAAGCTCAAAcctccatttgttttctgtatggGTTCCTAATCTGGAAATGGATCTAATTTGCTTTACTGAATTGCAAGCAAATTAAGCCGAACACGTTGTGTAATGCCCGGATGCGTTGCGGGGCTTTcgtgaaagaggaagaagagtgTTTGCGATTGCTGCAAGTTTCTCCTTCCCTCAATATCAGTAACTTTGTGTtctcaaaaatataaaatgtctCTATTAACAGCAGTTTTTGCTCGGGGCtaggagctggagctgcatcTGTCTCACATCTTTCATCCTCTCAGCCATAAAAGAACATCCCTGCCAACATCCCGAGCTCTGTTCCCTTGCAGCTCCTCCCTTCACAGTCAGACACACTTTGGTTATCTGCAATATTGCTCTTGATGGTATTATTAAATAGTTCTGATCATTTTCCTGTTGGCAATGGCTTTTTCCTCTCAGATGgatttttccccccccccgGGTGTAAATCAGATTTAGAACCTCGTACGTTTAAGGAGAATAAATACCTCAGTGCTCCAAATGAGAcaagtattttgcattttcatttcctgaCCCATAAGGGAGAGTTTCATGCAAAATGCAGGAGAAAAGTCAAAATGACAAAACGGCAGTGTTTTTGGTTTGGTCTGTGGTTAGCACAGCTGATGTCAGACCAGCTATCCAGTGCTCCTCAGACTTTGCAGAGAGTGAACTCCAAGAGGGCAAACCCTTTACAGGTCATTTCTCAATGGCCAGTTGAGCTTGCTGACAAACGCTCAGCACCTGAggctttgtgtattttttttttttagttgacTGATTTGATGAGATCTGAAAACCAAGGGATGGATCCTGCCTGaggaagacaggctgagaagagaaggctgtggggagggctgagagcagcccgTCAGTACCTACAGGGGCTGTGAGGAAGGAGGGGACAGAGTCtgtagcagggtctgctgtgataggacgaggggaaatggtttcaaactaaaagaggggaggtttagattgcatataaggaagaagttttttctaataagggtagtgaggcagtggcacaggttgtccagagaggtggtggtgccccatccctgcagacacccgaggtcaggctggatgggctttgaacactgatggagctgtgggtgtccctgctcagtgcagggagttggaccagatggcctttaagggtcccttccacctccaACAATTCTCTGCAACATCAAGTTTAGTTTCCTTTCACCACACCCCATTTATTTTGATAGCAGGGAAACCTTTCCTCTTCCCAAAGGCTGTTTAACGGGACTGATTTGCgaggttattttttttagctgagaGCAGTTAAAAACTCTAACTGTGATAATTAACAGTCACAAAGCTTATCTTTGGGGAAAGTCTAGCACAAAGTCCTATTTTAGCCCTATTATAAcgaggagggagaaaaatgatgtCAGTCCCCACCGGTACTCAGAGCAGGAGCCTGGTGGAGTGCCTGCATGGGGTGTGAGCTGCCCATGCAGCGTGGGAGGTGTGTCATTTTGGCAAACAGAGAATGCTGTGACGTAGAAACAAACTGTCAGCAGCCGATATGGGAAAGGGTGTTCCTCCCTGCTCACAGGAAGCGGTAGTTTGTGGAACTAACCTCAGGGTCAGCCTTCCGAGACGGCATATTGGGATGCTGGGGAGGCTTCTGGGCCGTGGTCCCATGGGGTGGTGGAGGTGGGGGGCTCACCTACACGCCCGGGACCCCCACGCTGCTCcaccagtgctgtgctgtgccagaggTGTCAGGAACAGAGCCCGGGGTGCAcagggtgcagtgctgcagactgCTGCTCCAGGTGGGTGGAAGTGCTTTGGTGGCTGTTTTGTGCTGTGTTAATGGGGGAGAAGGATTTGTGCAGGGAACAGCTGGGAAATGATCCCCGTTCTGTGCTGCCCCAGGGTTGTGTTGGTGTTATGAGTGCTCGTGGGGATACAGAGACAATTGAGAGTTCCAAGCAGGGGGAtacattttttgtgtgtgtgttaaatAGCTCTGCTTCTATGGTGGCAAACACAAAGTGATGTCTTATGTCCGGGAATCTGTTAGctaaaaaagaaagtgaaagttCCTCCTTGCAGTTTGCTGCCGGGTTTCTGGAGGAGGATGGTGCAATCCCCCCTCACACAGGTACGGTGTTGCCacatcccatccatccccaaCCCAGAGCATACTAGAAACCAGAGATGTGCCAGTTCAGAAAGGGACACTGCTATGGCTCAGTGCAGTGACTTCCAGGCAGTAGATATGTTTGTTGCTCCTTCCAATGAGAGTGTAAGTCCTAACCGTGATTGCACGTCCTTCCAGGCTGGTCTTCCCACCAGGGAGCTACTTGGTGCCCACTGCAGATGAGGTCTCTGCACCAAATTCCTCGCCCTGGTGAGTTCAGATTGTATGGGGCTGCCACTGCTGCCCTGGGTCCGCAGCATGGGCCTTTACCCACGTCTTCTTGGGGTTGGAACCTGTCCTTTTGCTGATCTGTCCATCTGCTGATCAAATTCAGACTCTTATTGACATTTCAGATCCGTCTCTggtctccctggagctgttaaaaaaaaaaaaaaagtaggagaaGCAATAGATTAAGCTTACCTGCACTGTAAGCATGCCAAGATTTATACCTGGAATTGTTCAGCCATTTACCACCCTTGGTGTGCATGAGCAGGTGTGGGACAAAGGCACTTAATGTGATCTCACCACCTCAGTGCAGGCAGGGAGAGGTGCTCTgtgccctcagcagcagccaggcagtATGGGATGCTGAGACCATGCATCTTTGTGTCCATCCCTTCCTGCATGGCTTGGTCACCCACAGCGTGCTTCTAAACACCAGTCCCACATCTGCAAGCACAGAGCAACATCACCCAGCATCTTGTGTGCACCCTGCCTGGATGTGCAAGCAATGGCTGCCTGTACAGGTGTACGAAGCAAAAGCCAGCATTTAGGTTGGCCATTTCTTTCCCTATTTCCATGGGGAACTGTGGCCTCACTGTGGCCTGTCATTGGACTTGTTTCCATCAAGAGGTGCTGGAGTCCCTTTCTCATTATGCTCACAGTGACAGCATACTAATGGAATctctgcagcactctgctggGGTGTCGTGTATCATCATTAGAGTACAGCAACCTGGTACCCAGCTTGCATGAGAACGACAGCCTCCCACCAGGCTGTACTTTCACAGACCTCATCTCTCCATCAGCCCTTTCTGAAAGAGATGCTGTGGAGGAGTTACTGGTGCTGTTGGCAGTTTGCTGAGCTCCCTGTTGAAAAGCAGGAGGCAAGCAGGGTGACAGTATGCTGTGGGATGGGTGACTGCAGACCCACATCTCTTCCCTTCAGAATAGGGAAGACTGGGGAgatttttagtttaaaacccacctaaaataaagaaaataattaaaaaaaaatgagtaagtTCCAAATACAACAAAGCATCTCATCCCACCTGCTGGATCTTATTGACATTAGAGAGCGTGTTTGGCTCTCCAAGAATAGAAAGGCACTGTTCTAAACTTTGGGTCCCTTTCCCCCTTAACTGTATTGgtgttggcacagctgcccagggagtggtggggtcaccatccctggaggagtcccagaaccatggggatgtggcactgagggacgtggtgatgggcatggtggggtgggttggggttggactgggtgatcttagaggtctttcaGCCTTATTGATTCAatggcttcttttttccttcttcttcttcttaagCTTTGCTCAcccttttcttttgcaaaatctCTTAAAGCATTCAAACATGAAAGGAGGCCTACAAATTTTGACAAAAAGGTGTTGGTGTGGGCAGGACGCTTTAAAAAGGAGGAGGACATTCCCAAGTACATAACGTAAGTAGACCTTCCTTCTTCTgagattaatttaattttgctgAGTGGTGCTGTTGGAGGTGAACAATACAGATTGAGACCTCAGCCTACATCGGTCAGAAGGTTGCTCACATGGTTGGTATTCGTGGACTGCCATGCCAATGGTGCTCACAGCTACTGGTGTCCAAAAAGAATCCCAACTGTTGGGAGCATCAACTCCTTGTTTTGCCTCTGATGTAAACTGGCTTTCCTTATTTTGTTGTCATCCATTTCAGACTCATCAGAAGTGTCTTTTGCAAGGCCCTGTAGTTCAGGAGTCACCGTGGTGAAATGCCATCCACTTTGGGTTTTTACAGGTTTTGCTAGCTTTTATTAAAGTAACATTAGTGTTATTCACAGATCTGGTGGAAGACATCTGCAAATTGTTCTTGGTGTTTCTTGGTCTGTGGTTTTACCCCTTTGTCAAGGTATTTTGTTACAGGGttgtgtttcatttcagagtCCCAGTGCCCCCTGCCTTGTGGTGTCCTTGGGGGTTGGCCTTTCCCTTGCAGACATAATGGAACCCACAGCTGGATACCATTTCATGAACGACTCAGGCTGTCACCTTGCAGTCTCTTGCAAGCATGAGTGGTCAGATAAATGCTGCGAGTCACATGTGGAAGGCGGTGAAGATTTCTCAGCAGTGGTTGTGAGAAGCTGCTTTGGGATGATGACTCTGGATGGATGGTGGTCATCCGCTCAGGCTCAGCCTTCCACTTCATGATGCACaaacaggcagctgctggaagaTATGGGGATTCGTTACCCAGCTCCTCACAATCTCATTTCCCAcatgctgctgcaggatgggaaCTCTGCTTTGTCCTCCGCAGGTCTGAGGTTCTGGATGCAGCAAGGAACACCGTGAGGATAAAGGTTTGCTACATCATGATTGCACTGACCTTGCTGGGCTGCTTGGCCATGGTCATCACAGGCAAAGAGGtgagtatttttttctggatgacACACTTATCAGGTGGTCTATGTGGACTTTTTAAATAAGCACCCAGTTGGCAGGCTTTGAGATCAAGTCCATATTAGCAATATTAGCATGGGATCTCTATAACCCCATTCTCCAGGGGAGAGGTTGGCGTGGGGAAGCACGATTTGCTTGTTAAAGTGTTCCTTTTGGCACACTTCACCATAAACCTGTGCACTGAGTGCCTCCGTATCATGGTGCTTCAGCAAGTCCAAAGGTTGTGGAACTGCTCAGATAGTGTTGGCAGAGCCTGCTCCTGCCCTGTAGCCATGGGTAATGTGCTCCTGTGGTTCTGCCCAGCATGCCACCATGGACACATGGCTATgatgctctcttctcctgcGTCACATGTATGGAAGGAAGATCTGCAGCCCAACTGGCACGTCCTAGTTGCAAGTGCACTGTCATTCTTCCTACCTGCTCATGCACCTGtaaacatcatgcagtgtaatTGTTCTGCTACTCAGAAGCTGAAAATGGTGACAGATTGGtaaaacaaagaagcacattCATGTCTTTCATCGTGAAATATCAAAGAGGACAATGGGGTGTCAAAGCAAGTGGTGCAAACGCAGGAAACTTTAGTGGTGGGAAATGTATGCATGCAATGGTTTTCACCATTTCTTTCCAAAGGCTGCTAAAAAGGATCACACACTGCTGAGGGTGAATGAAGAGAAGAAGGCTAAATGGAGGGCTGAAGCAGAGAAAGATcaggaggcagctgctgtgaaGGCACAATGATCAGGAACAGGTTTGCTTTAACAGCGGGAGAGAAGTGATTTGCACACATGCCATATGTACCTGCCTTCGTTTTACTCCTTGGATCTTTCTGCCTGCAACTCTCGCGGGGTAAAGGCTGCAGAGTGTGAACTGTGAAGCTCTGGTGCAAACCCCAGCAGCTTCTTTCTGTGGCTTCTGGTCTTTGGCACTGGGTTTGGCTAAAATACAGACACCTCCTCTGAGCTGCGAAGTGTGAGGGCGATCCGTGGAGGACTGCACAGCTCAGAATCCGCTTCTtatggtgctgctgctgctcagcgtGGTCCTCGCAGGCAGGAAGGATGCAACCCTATGTCAGAGATCATCCCGGGCTGTGCAGTTCCTCTAGTGCACGCAGGCTTGGCCAAAGGGATCTGGGGCAGGGGGAAAACAGGTCTGAAATGTGTCCTCAAACCAAGAAGAGGTCGAATATCTCTTCCTCTgactgctgtcattgctgtccCACCCCTCTCCCCAGCCCCTCACAGGGGAACGTGAGCAGGGAGAGACAGAGGGGTATGGGCAGCCCTGGTGACTGGGTTGGGCCAAAAAGGGTCAGAGAAGCTGCTGTGAACGTGGGGTGGCAGCGTGGGCTCATGGGGTGGTTTGGTGATGGTGGACAGCTGCCCTCCCAGGAGCAGGGAGCCTGGCCAGGGCACTGCCCATCCTGTTCTACTTCACTGGCTTTGCTTTTCCATCTTCTGCTTCCAGATGTTGGCATGAAAGCTCCCTAGCACTTGCTTAGTTGTGATTTTAGTTAGGATTAATTGCTAATACATGGTTTGCTAAAACTGAATTCTTTTTAATCACCATAGTTCATTAACTCATAATAAAGCAGCTGTCCAATTACATCTAAAACAAACACTtctcttcacagcttcatttaAAGTGTCGCCAAACTCTGAGATGATGCTTAATGGGAGAGATCCTCATGAAATACTGAAAGTTCTGTTTCCATAAAGTCATTAAACCTTAAGACAGACCTCAGCTCACCCCTTTGGTCCGAGTCTCTGTGCACTgttcatatcatagaatcattaaggttggaaagggccACTAAGttcatcaagttcaaccatcaacccatcaccatcaGGTCTGCCATAGACAGGTAAACCCTTAAGACCCTTAAGTTGAGCCCAGAGTGCTGGATGTGCTGCATGGGGTACCAAAGGATGTGGAGCAACAAAACCCACCATCTCATCCCAGCCACCACAGGAGGTGGCAGACACTGTAACCAAGCTTTCTGCTACACATAATCACACCAAGgcttggctctgctgctgcaagatTTGTTATCTGGACCACGTATACTTGGTTCCAGCAGTCTGGAAGATCCCATGCAGGTGTCTGGGTTTATTGTGCCAAAAATGATGCCCACTCATCACTGGTGTGTCACTCCATGAAGAAGCTGCTGGCAAGGGTGGGCTTGTCCCCAGGGCTTGGGGTCAgcactcagcagctgctgggttCTGGGGCTCCTGGGCCTGTGGTTTTTGGGTGTTTGGTAGCGATGGTTTCTTCCTTCTGCGCATCCATGGAGGATGAGGAGCTGTGTGAGGGGACGTTACATCTGTCACATCTTGGTGTTTGCTGTCCTTGTTTCTGACTCACAGACCCGTGCAGTACAAATTGTAAGAAGTGATGTCTGTTCCCTGCAGTATTCCTCACAGTGCATCTcaggaaagtgaaaataatGGTCTAGGACAAGTACAGAGTGAGCAAGTCTCTGGTGAGGAGGCATTTCTGCTGGCACAGGTAATCCATGCTCACTGGGTGGATGTGACCTGGTTTCCTTGGTTAGTGCACTAACCTGGAAGAATCTCCTCCAAGTTAATGTTCATGTGGGGATAAACTAAAACACTCAGTCCCCTGGATAAGTTCTAAATCATTAAATGGCCTTCTTGGGCCCTTGCTAAGAGGACTCATGTAACACTTAAAGGAGCCCATTCTGGTGCTCATAAACAAAATCACTTCCACCTTCTGAGCTTCCCTGACTAAAGCAGAAAAGGAGATGGCCACAACTGTGTTCAAAGAACAAACGCATTAATCGTGACTTGTTCTGTTCTGCACTTCCCCGTGCCTGggagaaaacaaataagcagCCAACCCATTCCAGATATGGGCTATTTTCAAATCCTCTTGAATAACCTTGATCTCTGTTGAGTAGTGC
Proteins encoded in this window:
- the FAM162BL gene encoding protein FAM162B isoform X4; protein product: MRSLHQIPRPAFKHERRPTNFDKKVLVWAGRFKKEEDIPKYITSEVLDAARNTVRIKVCYIMIALTLLGCLAMVITGKEAAKKDHTLLRVNEEKKAKWRAEAEKDQEAAAVKAQ
- the FAM162BL gene encoding protein FAM162B isoform X1; protein product: MGKGVPPCSQEAVVCGTNLRVSLPRRHIGMLGRLLGRGPMGWWRWGAHLHARDPHAAPPVLCCARGVRNRARGAQGAVLQTAAPGWSSHQGATWCPLQMRSLHQIPRPAFKHERRPTNFDKKVLVWAGRFKKEEDIPKYITSEVLDAARNTVRIKVCYIMIALTLLGCLAMVITGKEAAKKDHTLLRVNEEKKAKWRAEAEKDQEAAAVKAQ
- the FAM162BL gene encoding protein FAM162B isoform X2, with product MSGNLLAKKESESSSLQFAAGFLEEDGAIPPHTGWSSHQGATWCPLQMRSLHQIPRPAFKHERRPTNFDKKVLVWAGRFKKEEDIPKYITSEVLDAARNTVRIKVCYIMIALTLLGCLAMVITGKEAAKKDHTLLRVNEEKKAKWRAEAEKDQEAAAVKAQ
- the FAM162BL gene encoding protein FAM162B isoform X3, yielding MAEPNTGMTELLHNRVQVDAGVGLNKVPRQRWCMEDRVSQTFPLSCTGGTVLLSGWSSHQGATWCPLQMRSLHQIPRPAFKHERRPTNFDKKVLVWAGRFKKEEDIPKYITSEVLDAARNTVRIKVCYIMIALTLLGCLAMVITGKEAAKKDHTLLRVNEEKKAKWRAEAEKDQEAAAVKAQ